In Sporichthya polymorpha DSM 43042, a genomic segment contains:
- a CDS encoding TetR/AcrR family transcriptional regulator codes for MAEIADAALTLLDTEGLDAVSFRRVAGELGVSHMTLYSYLDSKEALLDVMVGRALEVPELTHPQGDWAQSLREVLVEIHDALVARPGIAQLIITTSLDGPWVIAVRDRLVGLLRPAGFTRSQSVDAISVLVNYVLGTALVEASRGSGASPRAFTTGLDLLIEGLHRRVEDSASG; via the coding sequence GTGGCCGAGATCGCCGACGCCGCCCTGACCCTGCTCGACACCGAAGGTCTCGACGCCGTCAGCTTCCGCCGGGTCGCGGGCGAACTCGGCGTCAGCCACATGACGCTGTACAGCTACCTCGACTCCAAGGAGGCCCTGCTCGACGTCATGGTCGGGCGGGCCCTGGAGGTCCCGGAGCTGACGCACCCTCAGGGAGACTGGGCCCAGAGCCTGCGCGAGGTGCTGGTCGAGATCCACGACGCGCTGGTGGCCCGGCCCGGGATCGCGCAACTGATCATCACGACCTCCCTCGACGGACCGTGGGTGATCGCGGTCCGCGACCGACTGGTCGGCCTGCTGCGGCCGGCGGGCTTCACCCGCTCCCAGTCCGTGGACGCGATCAGCGTGCTGGTCAACTACGTCCTCGGCACCGCACTGGTCGAGGCGAGTCGCGGCAGCGGCGCCTCACCCCGCGCCTTCACCACGGGTCTCGACCTGCTCATCGAGGGTCTCCACCGGCGCGTCGAGGACTCCGCGTCGGGCTGA
- a CDS encoding PEP-utilizing enzyme: protein MTSPRVEDPLHGRSRPGSSWTTTNVGEAVPGVQTPLGWSIWGPAGEEGLRRAFHTLGALNRDETAVPTASEDRLFSAFYGRIALQLDILCAWADRIPGTSGDAMARQIFTFVPPGYVSRPQRRYYPRVAARAGVPWVRGPKAIRASRTRMQGVWSDAVARVNGLDEAGARALLVTGADEFRQVIYHHTVLTLGAVQPVYDLLAKICAGTDLTPQDLAGGHGGHEETAMVRDLWACSRGRLPVERFVADYGYHGPREGDISITTWREDPTPVHKLVEAYAAQPESENPEAVEAAQQRRRHELEAKLLAATSAARKPLARTALKLAGKYLPLRGVGKVAFLQGVDVTRMAARRLGELAVADGRLLDREDIFFFTLDELRTGWPAHAMELVAERRAAYEKYRTLDLPEFWVGEPEPAPAPEATTGTITGIGASPGVIEGRALVLEDPAGADIEDGDILIARHTDPAWASLMFLSGGLVSDIGGLMSHTAVVARELGIPCVVNTRTAMHTLRTGDRIRVDGNAGTVELLGRTS from the coding sequence ATGACGAGCCCGCGAGTCGAGGACCCGCTCCACGGTCGGTCGCGGCCGGGTTCGTCCTGGACGACGACCAACGTCGGCGAGGCGGTGCCCGGTGTGCAGACGCCGCTGGGCTGGTCGATCTGGGGTCCCGCCGGCGAGGAGGGCCTGCGCCGCGCGTTCCACACCCTGGGCGCGCTGAACCGGGACGAGACCGCCGTGCCGACGGCGTCGGAGGACCGGCTGTTCTCCGCGTTCTACGGCCGGATCGCGCTGCAGTTGGACATCCTCTGCGCGTGGGCCGACCGCATCCCCGGCACCAGCGGCGATGCGATGGCCCGTCAGATCTTCACCTTCGTCCCACCGGGCTACGTCTCGCGTCCGCAGCGGCGGTACTACCCCCGCGTCGCGGCTCGCGCCGGCGTCCCGTGGGTGCGCGGTCCGAAGGCGATCCGCGCCAGCCGGACCCGCATGCAGGGCGTGTGGTCCGACGCGGTCGCGCGCGTGAACGGTCTCGACGAGGCCGGGGCCCGGGCGCTCCTGGTCACCGGCGCGGACGAGTTCCGGCAGGTCATCTACCACCACACGGTGCTCACCCTCGGCGCCGTGCAGCCGGTGTACGACCTGCTCGCCAAGATCTGCGCCGGCACGGACCTCACGCCGCAGGACCTCGCCGGAGGACACGGCGGGCACGAGGAGACCGCGATGGTGCGCGACCTGTGGGCGTGCTCGCGCGGCCGCCTGCCGGTCGAGCGGTTCGTGGCCGACTACGGCTACCACGGGCCGCGCGAGGGTGACATCTCGATCACGACGTGGCGCGAGGACCCGACGCCGGTGCACAAGCTGGTCGAGGCCTACGCGGCGCAGCCGGAGTCCGAGAACCCCGAGGCCGTCGAAGCGGCCCAGCAACGGCGGCGGCACGAGCTGGAGGCGAAGCTGCTGGCCGCGACGTCGGCCGCGCGCAAGCCGCTGGCCCGCACGGCGCTGAAGCTCGCCGGCAAGTACCTGCCGCTGCGCGGCGTCGGCAAGGTGGCGTTCCTGCAGGGCGTCGACGTGACCCGCATGGCGGCCCGCCGGCTCGGTGAGCTGGCTGTCGCGGACGGCCGCCTGCTCGACCGCGAGGACATCTTCTTCTTCACCCTCGACGAGCTTCGGACCGGCTGGCCCGCGCACGCCATGGAGCTGGTCGCCGAGCGTCGGGCGGCGTACGAGAAGTACCGCACGCTCGACCTGCCCGAGTTCTGGGTGGGGGAGCCCGAGCCGGCCCCGGCGCCCGAGGCGACGACGGGCACCATCACCGGCATCGGCGCGAGCCCCGGTGTGATTGAGGGCCGAGCGCTCGTTCTCGAGGACCCCGCCGGGGCCGACATCGAGGACGGCGACATCCTGATCGCCCGTCACACCGACCCGGCGTGGGCGTCGCTGATGTTCCTGTCCGGCGGCCTGGTCTCCGACATCGGCGGCCTGATGAGCCACACCGCGGTCGTCGCCCGCGAGCTCGGAATCCCGTGCGTGGTCAACACCCGCACGGCCATGCACACCCTGCGTACCGGCGACCGCATCCGCGTCGACGGGAACGCCGGCACCGTCGAACTCCTCGGGAGAACTTCGTGA
- a CDS encoding DNA polymerase Y family protein, with the protein MGRAARTIAIWSPDWPVVTAAAAAGLDPAAPAAVLASGRVLACTASAREAGVRRGLRRREAQYRCPNLAILPRDLAEESRAFEPIVVAVESLAPGVEIVRPGLCTVSARGPARYFGGDEAAAARLADEASAAGPGDLCRAGVAEGAFAAALAARVGRIVPAGQTPEFLAPYPVDVLDRPDLADLLRRLGLRTLGDFAGLPPADVTARFGADGGFAHRLARGEDPLPPDGRTPPPDLVVTTHLDPPAEQVERAAFAARPLADQLHARLTAVGLGCTRLVVEAETETGERYERIWRYEGVLDAAAIAERVRWQLDGWLTASQSRAGQVKHRPRGGIAVLRLAPDEVIPHGGDQLGFWTHGADAEAAERAGRALARVQGMLGQPAVLTAVLAGGRGPGERIRYVAWGDPRGPLEREAEETGPWPGRIPAPSPALVPPSPVPAQLVDDGGLPVAISSRYAISAPPAKLRVGEESPRPVLSWAGPWPAEERWWDPAARADGTAGVKVRVQVATADGTGWLLISQGGRWFVEAVYD; encoded by the coding sequence ATGGGACGTGCGGCGCGGACGATCGCGATCTGGTCGCCGGACTGGCCGGTGGTGACCGCCGCCGCGGCCGCGGGGCTGGACCCGGCCGCCCCCGCCGCGGTGCTCGCGTCCGGGCGCGTCCTCGCCTGCACGGCCTCGGCCCGGGAGGCCGGGGTGCGGCGCGGGTTGCGGCGGCGCGAGGCCCAGTACCGCTGCCCGAACCTGGCGATTCTCCCCCGCGACCTCGCCGAGGAGTCCCGCGCGTTCGAGCCGATCGTCGTCGCCGTCGAGTCGCTGGCGCCGGGGGTCGAGATCGTCCGGCCGGGGCTGTGCACGGTCTCCGCCCGGGGGCCCGCCCGGTACTTCGGGGGCGACGAGGCGGCCGCCGCGCGCCTGGCCGACGAGGCCTCCGCGGCCGGCCCGGGCGACCTGTGCCGGGCCGGGGTCGCCGAGGGCGCGTTCGCCGCCGCCCTGGCCGCGCGGGTGGGCCGGATCGTGCCGGCGGGGCAGACCCCGGAATTCCTCGCCCCCTACCCGGTCGACGTCCTCGACCGGCCCGACCTCGCCGATCTGCTCCGCCGGCTCGGCCTGCGGACCCTCGGGGACTTCGCCGGGCTGCCGCCGGCCGACGTCACGGCCCGGTTCGGGGCCGACGGCGGCTTCGCCCATCGGCTGGCCCGGGGCGAGGACCCCCTGCCGCCGGACGGGCGGACCCCACCGCCGGACCTCGTCGTCACCACCCACCTCGACCCGCCCGCCGAGCAGGTGGAGCGCGCCGCGTTCGCCGCCCGCCCGCTCGCCGACCAGTTGCACGCCCGGCTGACCGCGGTCGGCCTGGGTTGCACCCGGCTCGTGGTGGAGGCCGAGACCGAGACCGGCGAACGCTACGAACGCATCTGGCGCTACGAGGGCGTGCTGGACGCCGCGGCGATCGCCGAGCGCGTCCGCTGGCAGCTCGACGGGTGGCTGACGGCCAGTCAGAGTCGTGCCGGTCAGGTCAAGCACCGGCCTCGCGGTGGGATCGCCGTCCTGCGCCTGGCGCCGGACGAGGTGATCCCGCACGGGGGTGACCAGCTCGGGTTCTGGACGCACGGCGCCGACGCCGAGGCCGCCGAGCGCGCCGGCCGGGCGCTGGCCCGGGTGCAGGGGATGCTCGGCCAGCCGGCCGTCCTCACCGCGGTGCTGGCCGGCGGCCGGGGCCCGGGGGAGCGGATCCGTTACGTCGCGTGGGGCGACCCGCGCGGCCCGCTCGAGCGCGAGGCCGAGGAGACGGGCCCGTGGCCCGGGCGGATCCCCGCCCCCAGCCCGGCCCTGGTCCCGCCGTCCCCGGTCCCGGCCCAGCTCGTCGACGACGGTGGGCTCCCGGTCGCGATCAGCTCCCGCTATGCGATCTCCGCCCCGCCCGCAAAGCTCCGCGTGGGCGAGGAGTCCCCGCGGCCCGTGCTGTCCTGGGCCGGTCCCTGGCCCGCCGAGGAGCGCTGGTGGGACCCGGCCGCCCGGGCCGACGGGACCGCTGGGGTGAAGGTCCGCGTCCAGGTCGCCACCGCCGACGGCACCGGCTGGCTGCTGATCAGCCAGGGCGGCCGCTGGTTCGTCGAGGCGGTCTATGACTGA
- a CDS encoding LLM class flavin-dependent oxidoreductase, whose product MKLGLLMPTVHSIALNEMALRGAEALGVDDVWVLDHMMGLTHPALWSEFPAASALPDPDAFLDPFCVAAALGGGTDLRFGLSVTDAVRRAGPDLARAALTVNDACRGGFVLGLGSGEAESLVPYGYDYRRPVDRLEAALRDIRSLLDTGNMPTGSGRIGLDRSGPKGVPEVWVAAKMPRMLELTGRYADGWLPLPSPPEEYAAQYQAVCAAAERAGRPAPTASMVPAVIFGDSRDSVLGVLEDVPVVKLIAYYLPAYVWDRYGVEHPGGPNCRGQIDLIPHDLDPKALRETAKRIPVELVEELAWFGNADEIAARLKPYAEVGLEHIVLGDVTGTTYAPEETARVLGGQLPRLVELMHAL is encoded by the coding sequence GTGAAGCTCGGACTGCTGATGCCGACCGTCCACTCGATCGCGCTCAACGAGATGGCCCTCCGTGGCGCGGAGGCGCTCGGGGTCGACGACGTCTGGGTGCTCGACCACATGATGGGCCTGACCCACCCGGCCCTGTGGTCCGAGTTCCCGGCCGCCTCCGCGCTGCCCGACCCGGACGCGTTCCTCGACCCGTTCTGCGTCGCGGCCGCCCTCGGTGGTGGCACGGACCTGCGCTTCGGGCTGTCCGTCACCGACGCCGTCCGCCGTGCCGGGCCGGACCTGGCCCGCGCCGCCCTGACCGTGAACGACGCCTGTCGGGGCGGGTTCGTCCTCGGTCTGGGCTCCGGCGAGGCCGAGTCGCTCGTGCCCTACGGCTACGACTACCGGCGCCCGGTCGACCGGCTCGAGGCGGCGCTGCGCGACATCCGGTCGCTGCTCGACACCGGGAACATGCCGACCGGTTCCGGTCGCATCGGTCTCGACCGTTCGGGGCCGAAGGGAGTGCCCGAGGTCTGGGTCGCCGCGAAGATGCCGCGGATGCTCGAGCTGACGGGCCGTTACGCCGACGGGTGGCTGCCGCTGCCCAGCCCGCCCGAGGAGTACGCGGCGCAGTATCAGGCCGTGTGCGCGGCCGCCGAGCGCGCGGGCCGGCCGGCGCCGACCGCGTCGATGGTTCCCGCCGTCATCTTCGGTGACTCCCGGGACTCCGTGCTCGGCGTGCTGGAGGACGTGCCGGTCGTCAAGCTGATCGCGTACTACCTGCCGGCGTACGTGTGGGACCGCTACGGCGTCGAGCACCCCGGCGGCCCGAACTGCCGTGGCCAGATCGACCTGATCCCGCACGACCTCGACCCGAAGGCCCTGCGCGAGACGGCCAAGCGCATCCCGGTCGAGCTCGTCGAGGAACTTGCCTGGTTCGGCAACGCGGACGAGATCGCCGCGCGGCTCAAGCCGTACGCGGAGGTCGGGTTGGAGCACATCGTCCTCGGTGACGTCACCGGAACCACCTACGCCCCGGAGGAGACCGCCCGCGTCCTCGGCGGTCAGCTGCCCCGACTCGTGGAACTGATGCACGCGCTCTGA
- a CDS encoding DUF7065 domain-containing protein, with protein MTTADRTREIVPEDDSWAHHPRPEDPFWNESGLFTFMVPELDINGYFYVWHRPNMKLTSAGVALWDAVGTETHNCLYSEWYHFNPMAPDTDLFNFRLGNGMSCELLEPLKRYRLGYAGDELQLDLLWEGAYHPPNLHYSNSDADGFEVWGSVHYEQLGSVTGTITLRGETIPVDCHAFRDHSRGLRPGPARNQSGGGFDYGWASERTSFAVTSARPDPTAPVTARSVDRIGYGHFIQDGKLGQITGGQRVVLEREPDGRPRRVELLLEDEHGREMRAVSRVRNCLKWHSLWHMQWCLAEWEIDGEHGWGENQDWFDINVIRRHQRENLGAAR; from the coding sequence ATGACCACTGCTGACCGCACCCGCGAGATCGTTCCCGAGGACGACTCCTGGGCACACCACCCGCGTCCGGAGGACCCGTTCTGGAACGAGTCCGGCCTGTTCACCTTCATGGTCCCCGAGTTGGACATCAACGGGTACTTCTACGTCTGGCACCGGCCCAACATGAAGCTGACCTCCGCCGGGGTGGCGCTGTGGGATGCCGTCGGCACGGAGACCCACAACTGCCTGTACTCGGAGTGGTACCACTTCAATCCGATGGCGCCGGACACCGATCTGTTCAACTTCCGGCTGGGCAACGGGATGAGCTGCGAGCTGCTCGAGCCGCTCAAGCGGTACCGCCTCGGCTACGCGGGTGACGAGCTGCAGCTCGACCTGCTGTGGGAGGGCGCGTACCACCCGCCGAACCTGCACTACTCCAACAGCGACGCCGACGGCTTCGAGGTCTGGGGCTCGGTGCACTACGAGCAGCTCGGCTCGGTCACCGGCACGATCACGCTGCGCGGCGAGACGATCCCCGTGGACTGCCACGCGTTCCGTGACCACTCCCGTGGCCTGCGGCCGGGGCCGGCGCGCAACCAGTCCGGCGGCGGCTTCGACTACGGCTGGGCGTCGGAGCGGACCTCGTTCGCGGTCACCTCGGCGCGGCCCGACCCGACCGCTCCCGTCACCGCGCGGTCGGTGGACCGCATCGGCTACGGCCACTTCATCCAGGACGGCAAGCTCGGCCAGATCACCGGCGGTCAGCGGGTCGTGCTCGAGCGGGAGCCGGACGGCCGTCCGCGGCGCGTCGAGCTGCTCCTGGAAGACGAGCACGGTCGCGAGATGCGTGCCGTCTCGCGCGTCCGCAACTGCCTGAAGTGGCACAGCCTCTGGCACATGCAGTGGTGCCTGGCCGAGTGGGAGATCGACGGCGAGCACGGGTGGGGCGAGAACCAGGACTGGTTCGACATCAACGTGATCCGCCGTCACCAGCGCGAGAACCTGGGCGCCGCCCGATGA
- a CDS encoding thioesterase family protein, whose protein sequence is MTFAEATAVSATGPGRYTAELTPYWSAFGNPNGGYLAAITARAALAETGREHPQSVSTTFFKASRPGPAELEVTVNGTGRTLSNARVLLRQNGVMILESTVVCTDTPTDDVPADPSVLPVDESQCTPPGLRPGAGPSILDSVSVRYPLGFGPRDVVGPDRPDAVVTAWVRLLTGEDPDPFIAIVAADALVPTPFQLGYVGWSPTVSMTWHLRTQPAPGPLAVTVSAGQVTPADGWFDERAVVRDSAGRTVAHAWQIARLTKGMPEGT, encoded by the coding sequence ATGACCTTCGCCGAGGCCACCGCCGTCTCCGCCACCGGCCCCGGCCGCTACACCGCCGAGCTCACTCCGTACTGGAGCGCGTTCGGCAACCCCAACGGCGGGTATCTGGCGGCGATCACCGCGCGGGCCGCCCTGGCCGAGACCGGACGCGAGCACCCCCAGTCCGTCTCCACGACGTTCTTCAAGGCCTCCCGCCCGGGGCCGGCCGAGCTCGAGGTGACCGTCAACGGGACCGGCCGGACGCTGTCCAACGCCCGGGTGCTGCTCCGGCAGAACGGCGTCATGATCCTGGAGTCGACGGTCGTCTGCACGGACACCCCGACCGACGACGTGCCGGCGGACCCGTCGGTCCTCCCGGTCGACGAGAGCCAGTGCACACCGCCCGGCCTTCGCCCCGGAGCAGGCCCGTCGATCCTCGACAGCGTCTCGGTCCGCTACCCACTCGGCTTCGGGCCGCGCGACGTCGTCGGACCGGACCGTCCGGACGCCGTCGTGACGGCCTGGGTCCGGCTGCTCACCGGCGAGGACCCCGACCCGTTCATCGCGATCGTCGCGGCCGACGCCCTGGTCCCGACACCGTTCCAGCTCGGCTACGTCGGTTGGTCGCCGACGGTCTCGATGACCTGGCACCTGCGCACGCAACCGGCCCCCGGCCCGCTCGCGGTGACCGTCTCCGCCGGCCAGGTGACACCCGCGGACGGGTGGTTCGACGAGCGCGCCGTCGTCCGGGACAGCGCCGGCCGGACCGTCGCCCACGCCTGGCAGATCGCGCGCCTGACGAAGGGCATGCCGGAGGGCACCTAG
- a CDS encoding error-prone DNA polymerase: MGWENPPMPWRELEKRLSGKFPPTGQNRAPEDQAENRAPNGQKLAFGPEVERPGSYRRAPYRPKEIERATDVVPYAELHAHSNFSFLDGASHPEEMVEEAVRLGLTGLAITDHDGFYGVVRFAEAAEKHGLSTIFGSELSLGLTKAQNGVPDPEGTHLLVLARDPDGYARLSTVISEGHARGGEKGRPIHHLEEVAAAADGHWLILTGCRKGAVPAALTRPGPHGGEEAAARELDRLVALFGRDHVAVELTAHGYPDDDARLDALAGLARRFRLPAVATGNAHYATPERRRLATALAAVRARRSLDELAGWLPAAGTAHLHSGAEMAARFARYPGAVASAHALGQECAFNLSLIRPRLPDFPVPAGHTAMSWLRELTYRGARERYGPREAETQPGAWAQIDHELAMIERLDFPGYFLIVHEIVDFARSQNILCQGRGSAANSAVCYALGITAVDAVYYQLLFERFLSPERGEPPDIDIDIESGRREEVIQHVYERYGRRHAAQVANVISYRPRSAVRDMAKALGYSTGAQDAFAKEVHRYSGDVSDTDDMPADVLELAGQVARFPRHLGIHSGGMVICDRPVVEVVPVEWARMENRTVIQWDKDDCASPLVNLVKFDLLGLGMLSALHGCFDLIRDVHGTEWTLQSMPKEDPEVYEMLCRADSVGVFQVESRAQMATLPRLKPRCFYDLVLEIALIRPGPIQGGSVHPFIRRRAGKEPITYPHPSLENCLKRTLGVPMFQEQLMQMVVDAAGCTPEQADRVRRAVGSKRSPERVAELRAELYEGMRRTHGITGETADTIFNLIAAFANFGFAESHSISFALLVYASSWQKLRYPAAFCAALLNAQPMGFYSPQSLVADARRHGVEVRRPDVNLSAAGASLEPAGPGNREPETSWGRAAIRLGLSGVRSIGDDLAERIESERRANGPYVDLADFARRTSAGAAHIEALSTAGAFDSLGLARREALWAAGAVAQTGPDQIAGTVVGHRAPRLPELEQVELTMADLWATGITPDGHPMENMRAHLNPDILPISALATTPDRSKVRVAGVVTHRQQPQTAAGTIFLNLEDETGMLNVICSPGAWARHRRIARDSAALVIRGRLERSEGVISLVAENFVRLEMAVGSRSRDFR, from the coding sequence ATGGGGTGGGAGAACCCGCCGATGCCGTGGCGGGAGCTGGAGAAGCGGCTGTCGGGGAAGTTCCCGCCGACTGGCCAGAACCGGGCCCCTGAGGACCAGGCTGAGAACCGGGCACCCAACGGGCAGAAGCTGGCGTTCGGGCCGGAGGTGGAGCGGCCGGGGAGTTACCGGCGGGCGCCGTACCGGCCGAAGGAGATCGAGCGCGCGACCGACGTCGTGCCCTACGCCGAGCTGCACGCGCACTCGAACTTCAGCTTCCTCGACGGGGCGAGCCACCCGGAGGAGATGGTCGAGGAGGCGGTGCGGCTCGGGTTGACCGGGCTCGCGATCACCGACCACGACGGGTTCTACGGCGTCGTCCGGTTCGCGGAGGCGGCCGAGAAGCACGGCCTGTCGACGATCTTCGGCTCGGAGCTCTCGCTCGGTCTGACGAAGGCTCAGAACGGCGTGCCGGATCCGGAGGGGACGCACCTGCTCGTCCTCGCGCGGGATCCGGACGGGTACGCCCGCCTCTCGACCGTGATCAGCGAAGGTCACGCGCGGGGTGGGGAGAAGGGCCGACCGATCCATCACCTCGAGGAGGTGGCCGCGGCGGCCGACGGGCACTGGCTGATCCTCACCGGGTGCCGGAAGGGCGCGGTGCCGGCCGCGTTGACCAGGCCCGGGCCGCACGGCGGCGAGGAGGCGGCGGCGCGTGAGCTCGACCGCCTGGTCGCGCTGTTCGGCCGGGACCACGTCGCCGTCGAGCTGACCGCCCACGGCTACCCGGACGACGACGCGCGGCTCGATGCGCTCGCCGGCCTGGCTCGCCGCTTCCGGCTCCCGGCCGTCGCGACGGGCAACGCCCACTACGCGACGCCCGAGCGGCGCCGGCTCGCGACCGCCCTCGCGGCGGTGCGGGCGCGGCGCAGTCTCGACGAGCTGGCCGGCTGGCTGCCCGCGGCCGGGACGGCGCACCTGCACTCCGGGGCGGAGATGGCGGCGCGGTTCGCGCGGTACCCCGGCGCGGTCGCGAGCGCCCACGCCCTCGGGCAGGAGTGCGCTTTCAACCTCTCGCTGATCCGTCCCCGGCTGCCGGACTTCCCGGTCCCGGCCGGGCACACCGCGATGAGCTGGTTGCGCGAGCTCACCTACCGCGGGGCGCGGGAGCGCTACGGCCCGCGGGAGGCGGAGACCCAGCCGGGCGCCTGGGCGCAGATCGACCACGAGCTCGCGATGATCGAGCGGCTGGACTTCCCGGGCTACTTCCTCATCGTCCACGAGATCGTCGACTTCGCGCGCAGCCAGAACATCCTCTGCCAGGGCCGCGGCTCGGCCGCGAACTCCGCGGTCTGTTACGCGCTCGGCATCACCGCCGTCGACGCCGTCTACTACCAACTGCTCTTCGAACGCTTCCTCTCGCCGGAACGCGGCGAACCGCCGGACATCGACATCGACATCGAGTCCGGCCGCCGGGAGGAGGTCATCCAGCACGTGTACGAGCGCTACGGACGCCGGCACGCGGCGCAGGTCGCGAACGTCATCTCCTACCGGCCGCGGTCGGCGGTGCGCGACATGGCCAAGGCGCTCGGGTACTCGACCGGTGCCCAGGACGCCTTCGCGAAGGAGGTGCACCGTTACAGCGGTGACGTTTCCGACACCGACGACATGCCCGCGGACGTGCTCGAACTGGCCGGGCAGGTGGCGCGCTTCCCGCGGCACCTGGGCATCCACTCCGGGGGGATGGTGATCTGCGACCGTCCGGTGGTGGAGGTCGTCCCGGTCGAGTGGGCGCGGATGGAGAACCGCACCGTCATCCAGTGGGACAAGGACGACTGCGCCTCGCCGCTGGTCAACCTCGTCAAGTTCGACCTGCTCGGGCTCGGGATGCTCTCGGCGCTGCACGGCTGCTTCGACCTGATCCGCGACGTCCACGGCACGGAGTGGACGCTGCAGTCGATGCCGAAGGAGGACCCCGAGGTCTACGAGATGCTCTGCCGGGCGGACTCGGTCGGGGTGTTCCAGGTCGAGTCCCGGGCGCAGATGGCGACGCTGCCGCGGCTCAAGCCACGCTGCTTCTACGACCTCGTGCTGGAGATCGCGCTGATCCGGCCCGGGCCGATCCAGGGCGGCTCGGTGCACCCGTTCATCCGTCGCCGCGCGGGCAAGGAGCCGATCACCTACCCGCACCCGTCGCTGGAGAACTGCCTGAAACGCACGCTCGGCGTCCCGATGTTCCAGGAACAGCTCATGCAGATGGTGGTCGATGCTGCCGGCTGCACGCCCGAGCAGGCCGACCGGGTCCGGCGCGCGGTCGGGTCGAAGCGGTCGCCGGAGCGGGTCGCCGAACTGCGCGCCGAGCTCTACGAGGGCATGCGCCGCACCCACGGCATCACCGGCGAGACGGCGGACACGATCTTCAACCTGATCGCGGCGTTCGCGAACTTCGGCTTCGCCGAGAGCCACTCGATCAGCTTCGCGCTGCTGGTCTACGCCAGCTCGTGGCAGAAGTTGCGCTACCCGGCCGCGTTCTGCGCCGCGCTGCTCAACGCCCAGCCGATGGGGTTCTACTCACCGCAGTCGCTGGTCGCCGACGCCCGTCGGCACGGGGTCGAGGTGCGGCGGCCGGACGTCAACCTCTCCGCCGCCGGGGCGAGTCTGGAGCCGGCCGGGCCGGGGAACCGTGAGCCGGAGACCTCCTGGGGGAGGGCCGCGATCCGGCTCGGGCTCTCCGGGGTCCGCTCGATCGGGGACGATCTCGCCGAGCGGATCGAGTCCGAACGCCGCGCGAACGGCCCGTACGTCGACCTCGCCGACTTCGCGCGGCGGACGTCGGCCGGCGCCGCGCACATCGAGGCGCTCTCCACCGCGGGGGCGTTCGACAGTCTCGGCCTCGCCCGGCGCGAGGCGCTGTGGGCGGCGGGGGCCGTCGCGCAGACGGGGCCGGATCAGATCGCCGGCACGGTGGTCGGGCACCGGGCCCCGCGGCTGCCGGAGCTGGAGCAGGTCGAACTGACGATGGCCGACCTGTGGGCCACCGGCATCACCCCGGACGGGCACCCGATGGAGAACATGCGGGCGCACCTGAACCCCGACATCCTCCCGATCTCCGCCCTCGCCACCACGCCCGACCGCTCGAAGGTTCGCGTGGCCGGTGTGGTGACGCACCGTCAGCAGCCGCAGACCGCGGCCGGCACGATCTTCCTCAACCTCGAGGACGAGACCGGCATGCTCAACGTCATCTGCTCCCCGGGGGCGTGGGCCCGGCACCGGCGGATCGCGCGCGACTCCGCGGCGCTGGTGATCCGCGGTCGGTTGGAGCGCTCCGAGGGGGTCATCAGCCTGGTCGCGGAGAACTTCGTCCGCCTCGAGATGGCCGTCGGCTCCAGATCCCGCGATTTCCGCTGA